A window from Citrobacter amalonaticus encodes these proteins:
- the atoS gene encoding two-component system sensor histidine kinase AtoS: MRFLRGLYPRRLRNQMILMALLMVIVPTLSIGYIVETEGRSAVLSEKEKKLSAVVHLLDQALGDRFTHFTALPRDERIQALNTELGPITERITQAFPGVGAGYYNKALDAIVTYAPSALYQNNVGVTIAADHPGREVMRSNAPVVFSGRQVRGDILNSMIPITRDGDVLGYIWANELTEDIQRQAWRMDVRIIAVLAAGLLCSLLLIVLFSRRLGANIDIITDGLSTLAQKTPAQLPNLPGELGQISRSVNALAQTLRETKTLNDLIIENAADGVIAIDRQGDVTTMNPAAEMITGYTLNELVGRPYATLFSDPHFASPVLDTLAHGTEHLAQEVSFPARDRTIELSVTTSRIHNPNGELIGALVIFSDLTARKETQRRLAQTERLATLGELMAGVAHEVRNPLTAIRGYVQIIRQQTSLPVHQEYLSVVLKEIDSINKVIQQLLDFSRPRQSQWQQVLLNSLIEETLILVQTSGVQARITFNFEQDTGLPAIVADRELLKQVILNLLINAVQAINARGEIRIRTWQYSATQQAVAIEDNGGGIDIALQKKIFDPFFTTKASGTGLGLALSQRIINAHQGDIHVASMPGCGATFTLILPINPQGNLSV; the protein is encoded by the coding sequence ATGCGCTTTTTGAGAGGGTTATACCCGCGACGCTTACGCAATCAGATGATCCTGATGGCGCTTCTGATGGTCATCGTGCCGACGCTGTCGATTGGTTATATCGTAGAAACCGAAGGACGGTCAGCAGTCTTATCTGAAAAAGAGAAAAAATTATCTGCCGTTGTACACCTGCTCGATCAGGCGCTGGGCGATCGCTTTACCCATTTTACGGCGCTGCCGCGGGACGAACGTATTCAGGCGCTGAATACCGAACTCGGCCCCATCACTGAGCGGATCACTCAGGCATTTCCGGGCGTCGGCGCGGGCTACTATAACAAAGCGCTGGATGCGATTGTGACCTACGCCCCTTCCGCGCTGTACCAAAATAACGTTGGCGTGACGATTGCCGCCGATCACCCCGGACGCGAAGTGATGCGCAGCAATGCCCCGGTCGTCTTTTCCGGTCGCCAGGTGCGCGGCGATATTCTTAACTCCATGATCCCCATCACCCGGGATGGCGACGTGCTGGGCTACATCTGGGCGAATGAGTTGACGGAAGATATCCAGCGTCAGGCGTGGAGGATGGACGTGCGCATCATTGCGGTGCTGGCGGCAGGTCTGCTCTGTAGCCTGCTCTTGATCGTGCTGTTTTCCCGACGCCTTGGCGCCAATATCGACATCATCACGGACGGTCTGTCGACGCTGGCGCAAAAAACGCCAGCACAACTTCCCAATCTGCCTGGCGAACTGGGGCAAATTAGCCGCAGCGTTAACGCGTTGGCGCAAACGTTGCGTGAAACGAAAACCCTTAACGATCTGATCATTGAAAACGCCGCCGATGGGGTGATCGCAATCGATAGACAGGGCGATGTCACCACCATGAACCCTGCGGCGGAAATGATTACCGGCTATACGCTCAATGAACTGGTCGGTCGCCCCTATGCCACCCTCTTCTCCGACCCGCATTTTGCCAGCCCGGTTCTCGATACCCTGGCGCACGGGACGGAGCATCTGGCACAGGAAGTTAGCTTTCCGGCGCGCGACCGCACCATTGAACTCAGTGTCACCACCAGCCGTATTCATAACCCCAATGGTGAATTGATCGGTGCGCTGGTGATTTTTTCCGACCTGACTGCCCGCAAAGAAACGCAGCGTCGCCTGGCGCAAACCGAGAGACTTGCCACTTTGGGTGAACTGATGGCCGGGGTGGCGCATGAGGTACGTAATCCGCTCACCGCCATCCGGGGTTATGTGCAGATCATCCGTCAACAAACCAGCCTGCCTGTGCATCAGGAATATCTGTCCGTGGTACTGAAAGAAATTGATTCCATCAACAAAGTCATTCAGCAGTTGCTGGATTTCTCCCGGCCGCGACAAAGCCAGTGGCAGCAAGTTCTGCTCAATTCGCTGATCGAAGAGACGCTGATTCTGGTGCAAACCTCCGGCGTTCAGGCACGGATCACGTTCAACTTTGAACAGGATACGGGACTGCCTGCCATCGTTGCCGATCGTGAGCTGTTAAAACAGGTGATCCTCAATCTTTTGATTAATGCCGTGCAGGCCATCAACGCACGCGGTGAAATCCGCATTCGCACCTGGCAATATTCAGCCACGCAACAAGCCGTGGCGATTGAAGATAACGGCGGTGGGATTGATATCGCGCTACAGAAAAAGATTTTTGACCCCTTTTTCACCACCAAAGCCTCAGGAACAGGGCTTGGACTCGCGCTCAGCCAACGCATTATCAATGCTCATCAGGGCGATATTCACGTCGCCAGTATGCCCGGATGTGGCGCGACGTTTACCCTTATTTTACCGATTAACCCACAGGGAAACTTGTCAGTATGA
- the atoC gene encoding acetoacetate metabolism transcriptional regulator AtoC produces MKTRYRILIVDDEDNVRRMLTTAFSLQGHETHCASNGEEALQRFADAPPDVVLMDIRMPEMNGIDALKVMRTQQPRIPVILMTAYAEVETAVEALRSGAFDYVIKPFDLDELNLLIQRALQLQAMKQEIRSLHQALSTSWQWGHILTNSPRMMDICKDTAKIALSQANVLISGESGTGKELIARAIHYNSRRANGPFIKINCAALPESLLESELFGHEKGAFTGAQTQRQGLFERAHQGTLLLDEIGEMPLVLQAKLLRILQEREFERVGGHQTIQVDIRIVAATNRDLHAMVKEGAFREDLFYRLNVIHLQLPPLRERREDIALLANHFLQKFSSENQRDIIEIDPAAMSMLTTWPWPGNIRELSNVIERAVVMNTGAVIFAEDLPAPLRQPVGSGSEIKATQPGERNLKEEIKREEKRIIIEVLEQHEGNRTRAALMLGISRRALMYKLQEYGIDTAGL; encoded by the coding sequence ATGAAAACCCGCTACCGTATCCTCATTGTGGATGACGAAGATAACGTTCGTCGCATGCTCACCACCGCCTTTTCGCTACAGGGGCATGAAACGCACTGTGCCAGCAACGGGGAGGAAGCGTTGCAGCGCTTTGCCGACGCTCCACCGGATGTGGTGCTGATGGATATCCGCATGCCGGAAATGAACGGGATCGACGCCCTGAAAGTCATGCGCACTCAGCAGCCGCGCATCCCCGTGATCCTGATGACCGCTTATGCCGAAGTCGAAACCGCCGTCGAAGCATTACGCAGCGGGGCGTTTGATTACGTGATCAAACCTTTCGATCTCGATGAACTGAATTTACTGATCCAACGCGCCCTGCAACTGCAGGCGATGAAACAGGAGATCCGCAGCCTGCATCAGGCGCTGAGCACCAGCTGGCAGTGGGGACATATCCTGACCAACAGTCCGCGGATGATGGATATCTGCAAAGACACGGCGAAAATTGCCCTGTCGCAGGCCAACGTTCTGATCAGTGGTGAAAGCGGTACCGGCAAGGAGTTGATTGCGCGCGCTATTCACTACAATTCGCGCCGGGCAAACGGTCCGTTTATCAAAATCAACTGCGCCGCGTTACCGGAGTCGCTGCTGGAAAGCGAGTTGTTCGGTCATGAAAAAGGGGCTTTCACCGGCGCACAAACTCAGCGTCAGGGACTGTTCGAACGCGCTCATCAGGGAACGCTGCTACTCGATGAAATTGGTGAAATGCCGCTGGTGCTCCAGGCTAAATTACTGCGCATTCTGCAGGAACGGGAATTCGAACGCGTGGGCGGGCATCAGACGATTCAGGTGGATATCCGCATCGTCGCTGCCACCAACCGCGATCTCCATGCGATGGTGAAAGAAGGCGCTTTCCGTGAAGACCTGTTCTATCGTCTGAATGTGATTCATCTGCAACTTCCCCCGCTGCGCGAACGACGGGAAGACATTGCGCTGCTGGCTAACCACTTCCTGCAGAAATTCAGTTCGGAAAATCAGCGCGACATTATTGAGATCGATCCGGCGGCCATGTCGATGCTTACCACCTGGCCCTGGCCCGGAAACATCCGCGAACTTTCAAACGTCATTGAGCGGGCGGTGGTGATGAATACCGGTGCCGTCATTTTTGCAGAAGATCTGCCTGCCCCGCTCCGCCAGCCGGTGGGTAGTGGCAGCGAGATAAAGGCCACACAGCCCGGTGAACGCAATCTGAAAGAAGAGATTAAACGCGAAGAGAAGCGGATCATTATCGAGGTACTTGAACAGCATGAAGGAAACCGCACCCGCGCCGCCCTGATGTTAGGCATCAGTCGACGTGCCCTGATGTATAAATTGCAGGAATACGGTATCGATACGGCAGGCTTGTAG
- the atoD gene encoding acetate CoA-transferase subunit alpha has product MKTKLITLQNAAGFFRDGMTIMVGGFMGVGTPPRLVEALLESGVRDLTLIANDTAFVDTGIGPLIVNGRVNKVIASHIGTNPETGRRMIAKEMDVQLVPQGTLIEQIRCGGAGLGGFLTPTGVGTIVEDGKQTLTLDGKTWLLERPLRADLALIRAHRADPLGNLTYQLSARNFNPLIALAADITLVEPDELVETGDLLPDQIVTPGAVIDHIVMPQESK; this is encoded by the coding sequence ATGAAAACAAAACTGATTACCTTACAGAACGCTGCCGGATTCTTTCGTGACGGCATGACCATCATGGTTGGTGGTTTTATGGGGGTCGGGACCCCGCCCCGCCTTGTCGAAGCCTTACTTGAATCCGGCGTCAGAGACCTGACACTGATCGCCAACGATACCGCCTTTGTCGATACCGGCATCGGCCCGCTGATCGTCAATGGCCGGGTGAACAAAGTCATTGCGTCCCATATCGGCACTAACCCGGAAACCGGGCGTCGGATGATCGCCAAAGAGATGGACGTTCAGCTGGTGCCGCAGGGTACGCTGATTGAACAGATCCGCTGCGGCGGTGCTGGACTCGGCGGCTTCCTGACCCCAACCGGCGTCGGCACGATTGTGGAAGATGGCAAACAAACCCTGACGCTTGACGGCAAAACCTGGCTACTGGAGCGACCGTTGCGTGCCGACCTGGCACTCATCCGCGCGCACCGTGCCGACCCACTCGGCAACCTGACCTACCAACTCAGCGCCCGCAACTTCAACCCGCTTATTGCCCTCGCCGCCGATATCACTCTGGTGGAACCTGACGAACTCGTTGAGACAGGCGATCTGTTGCCTGATCAGATAGTCACCCCCGGCGCCGTTATCGACCATATCGTCATGCCACAGGAGAGCAAATAA
- a CDS encoding 3-oxoacid CoA-transferase subunit B, with translation MDAKQRIARRVAQELRDGDVVNLGIGLPTMVANYLPDDIHITLQSENGFLGLGPVTTAHPDLVNAGGQPCGILPGAAMFDSAMSFALIRGGHVDACVLGGLQVDEQANLANWVVPGKMVPGMGGAMDLVTGARKVIIAMEHCAKDDSAKILRHCTMPLTAQHAVHMLVTELAVFRFIDGKMWLTEIVDGCDLDTLRAKTEAQFDIAADLVVQRGEA, from the coding sequence ATGGATGCTAAACAACGTATTGCGCGCCGTGTGGCGCAAGAACTTCGCGATGGTGATGTTGTGAATTTAGGCATTGGCCTGCCGACGATGGTCGCCAACTATCTGCCGGATGACATTCATATCACCCTGCAATCAGAGAACGGATTTCTCGGACTGGGACCGGTCACGACCGCGCATCCCGATCTGGTGAACGCCGGTGGTCAACCCTGCGGAATATTGCCGGGTGCGGCGATGTTCGACAGCGCGATGTCATTCGCGCTGATTCGTGGCGGCCACGTCGATGCCTGCGTACTGGGCGGGTTGCAGGTTGATGAACAGGCTAACCTCGCGAACTGGGTCGTGCCCGGCAAAATGGTCCCTGGGATGGGCGGCGCGATGGATCTGGTAACCGGAGCGCGCAAAGTGATTATCGCGATGGAACACTGCGCGAAAGACGACTCGGCGAAAATCCTTCGCCACTGCACCATGCCACTGACGGCCCAGCATGCGGTGCATATGCTGGTTACCGAACTCGCCGTGTTCCGCTTTATCGACGGCAAAATGTGGCTGACGGAAATCGTCGACGGGTGCGACCTCGATACTCTGCGAGCAAAAACAGAAGCGCAGTTTGACATTGCCGCCGATCTGGTCGTTCAGCGAGGTGAAGCATGA
- a CDS encoding TIGR00366 family protein has translation MIGRISRFMTRFVSRWLPDPLIFAMLLTLLTFGIALWLTPQTPISMVRFWGDGFWNLLAFGMQMALIIVTGHALASSGPVKNLLRTAASAAKTPAQGVMLVTFFGSVACVINWGFGLVVGAMFAREVARRVPGSDYPLLIACAYIGFLTWGGGFSGSMPLLAATPGNPVEHIAGLIPVSDTLFTGFNIFITLGLIVVMPFITRMMTPKPSDVVSVDPKLLMEEPDFQKTLPADAPPSEKLEESRILALIIGALGIAYLGIYFAEKGFNITINTVNLMFMIAGLLLHKTPMAYMRAISAAARSTAGILVQFPFYAGIQLMMEHSGLGGLITEFFINVANKDTFPVMTFFSSALINFAVPSGGGHWVIQGPFVMPAAQALGADLGKSVMAIAYGEQWMNMAQPFWALPALAIAGLGVRDIMGYCITALLFSGVIFVVGLTFF, from the coding sequence ATGATCGGCCGTATCTCGCGTTTCATGACGCGCTTCGTCAGTCGCTGGCTGCCCGATCCCCTGATTTTCGCCATGCTGCTGACGCTGTTGACGTTCGGCATCGCGCTGTGGCTGACGCCGCAAACGCCGATCAGTATGGTGCGTTTCTGGGGGGATGGCTTCTGGAATCTGCTGGCCTTCGGGATGCAGATGGCGTTGATCATCGTGACAGGTCACGCGCTGGCCAGTTCCGGTCCGGTGAAAAACCTGCTGCGTACTGCCGCGTCTGCCGCAAAAACGCCCGCGCAGGGCGTAATGCTGGTGACCTTCTTTGGCTCCGTCGCTTGCGTCATTAACTGGGGCTTCGGTCTGGTAGTGGGAGCGATGTTTGCCCGTGAAGTTGCCCGTCGCGTGCCGGGATCCGATTATCCGCTGCTGATTGCCTGCGCTTATATCGGTTTTCTGACCTGGGGCGGCGGCTTCTCAGGCTCGATGCCCCTGCTGGCGGCAACGCCGGGTAACCCGGTGGAACACATTGCGGGCTTGATTCCGGTCAGCGACACCCTGTTTACCGGTTTCAACATCTTCATCACTCTCGGTCTGATTGTGGTCATGCCGTTTATCACCCGCATGATGACGCCAAAACCGTCGGATGTTGTCAGCGTCGATCCGAAACTGTTGATGGAAGAGCCTGATTTCCAGAAGACCTTGCCAGCAGATGCGCCTCCGTCCGAAAAACTGGAAGAGAGCCGAATCCTGGCGCTGATCATTGGGGCATTAGGCATCGCTTATCTCGGGATCTACTTCGCCGAGAAAGGGTTCAACATCACCATCAACACCGTCAACCTGATGTTTATGATTGCCGGTCTGCTGCTGCACAAAACGCCGATGGCCTATATGCGCGCCATTAGTGCCGCTGCGCGCAGCACCGCCGGTATCCTGGTGCAGTTCCCGTTCTATGCCGGTATCCAGTTGATGATGGAGCACTCCGGTCTCGGAGGACTCATCACCGAGTTCTTCATCAACGTCGCCAATAAAGACACCTTCCCGGTCATGACCTTCTTCAGCTCTGCGCTGATCAACTTTGCCGTGCCGTCAGGCGGTGGCCACTGGGTTATACAGGGACCGTTCGTCATGCCAGCCGCGCAAGCGCTAGGGGCCGATCTGGGTAAATCCGTGATGGCGATTGCCTACGGCGAGCAGTGGATGAACATGGCGCAACCCTTCTGGGCGCTTCCCGCACTGGCCATCGCCGGGTTGGGGGTTCGCGACATCATGGGGTACTGCATCACCGCCCTGCTTTTCTCCGGTGTCATTTTTGTTGTCGGTCTGACCTTTTTCTGA
- a CDS encoding acetyl-CoA C-acetyltransferase, whose translation MKNCVIVSAVRTAIGGFNGALATTSAIELGATVISAALERAQLDPQRVDEVIMGNVLQAGLGQNPARQALLKSGLSETVCGFTVNKVCGSGLKSVALAAQAIQAGQAQALVAGGMENMSLAPYLLDAKARWGYRLGDGQLSDVILRDGLLCATHGYHMGITAENVAREYGISRDMQDELALLSQKKAVAAIHSGAFEAEIVPVSVTSRKKTIVFDRDEFPKADSTAEGLAALRPAFDKAGTVTAGNASGINDGAAALVVMEESAALAAGLKPLARIKAYASGGVAPALMGMGPVPATQKALKQCGLQLSDIDLIEANEAFAAQFLAVGKTLGFDPQKVNVNGGAIALGHPIGASGARILVTLLHALSARDKTLGLATLCIGGGQGIAMIVERMN comes from the coding sequence ATGAAAAATTGTGTCATCGTCAGCGCAGTACGTACCGCCATCGGCGGCTTCAACGGCGCGCTGGCCACCACCAGCGCCATCGAACTTGGCGCGACTGTGATTAGCGCCGCGCTGGAACGCGCGCAACTCGACCCGCAACGTGTGGATGAAGTGATCATGGGCAACGTGTTGCAGGCCGGTCTGGGACAAAACCCGGCGCGCCAGGCACTGTTAAAAAGCGGCCTTAGCGAAACCGTCTGCGGGTTTACCGTCAACAAAGTCTGCGGTTCAGGGCTCAAAAGCGTCGCACTGGCCGCCCAGGCAATTCAGGCCGGTCAGGCACAGGCGCTGGTTGCTGGCGGCATGGAAAACATGAGTCTGGCCCCCTATCTGCTGGATGCGAAAGCCCGCTGGGGTTATCGCCTCGGCGACGGCCAGTTGTCGGATGTGATTCTGCGTGACGGTCTGCTCTGTGCCACCCATGGTTATCACATGGGGATCACCGCCGAAAACGTCGCCCGTGAATACGGTATCAGCCGCGACATGCAGGATGAGCTCGCACTGCTCTCTCAGAAAAAAGCGGTCGCCGCCATCCATTCTGGCGCCTTTGAGGCCGAAATTGTGCCGGTCAGCGTCACGTCGCGTAAAAAAACCATTGTCTTTGACCGCGACGAATTCCCCAAGGCTGACTCAACAGCAGAAGGTCTTGCGGCACTGCGTCCGGCGTTTGATAAGGCCGGCACCGTCACCGCTGGCAACGCCTCTGGGATCAACGACGGCGCGGCCGCGCTGGTGGTCATGGAAGAATCTGCCGCACTGGCGGCAGGACTGAAACCGCTGGCACGCATTAAGGCATATGCCAGCGGCGGCGTCGCGCCAGCGCTGATGGGGATGGGGCCGGTACCCGCCACGCAGAAAGCCCTGAAACAATGCGGATTGCAGCTTTCCGATATCGATCTGATTGAAGCCAATGAGGCGTTTGCCGCGCAGTTCCTTGCCGTCGGCAAGACGCTGGGCTTCGACCCACAAAAGGTGAACGTGAACGGTGGCGCGATTGCGCTTGGGCATCCGATCGGCGCCAGCGGCGCGCGGATCCTGGTGACATTGCTGCATGCGCTTTCCGCCAGGGATAAAACGCTGGGTCTGGCAACGCTGTGCATCGGCGGCGGTCAGGGTATTGCAATGATTGTGGAAAGGATGAATTAA